The following are encoded together in the Panthera leo isolate Ple1 chromosome B4, P.leo_Ple1_pat1.1, whole genome shotgun sequence genome:
- the ITGA7 gene encoding integrin alpha-7 isoform X3, with amino-acid sequence MEEEPGFSIDSGKGLVRAEELSFVAGAPRANHKGAVVILRKDSASRLVPEVMLSGERLTSGFGYSLAVADLNNDGWADLVVGAPYFFERQEELGGAVYVYMNQGGHWAGVSPLRLCGSPDSMFGISLAVLGDLNQDGFADIAVGAPFDGDGKVFIYHGSSLGVVIKPSQVLEGEAVGIKSFGYSLSGGLDVDGNHYPDLLVGSLADTAVLFRARPVLHVSHEVFIAPRAIDLEQPNCAAGHSVCVDLRVCFSYIATPSSYSPIVALDYVLDGDTDRRLRGQVPRVTFLSRGPDDPKHQASGTVWLKHQHDRVCGDTMFQLQENVKDKLRAIVVTLSYSLQTPRLRRQAPGQGLPPVAPILNAHQPSTQRAEIHFLKQGCGEDKICQSNLQLVHARFCARVSDTEFQPLPMDTDGTTALFALSGQPVIGLELTVTNLPSDPAQPQADGDDAHEAQLLVTLPASLHYSGVRALDPAEKPLCLSNENASHVECELGNPMKRGAQVTFYLILSTSGITIETTELEVELLLATISEQELHPVSARARVFIELPLSITGVAIPQQLFFSGVVRGESAMRSERDIGSKVKYEVTVSNQGQSLNTLGSAFLNIMWPHEIANGKWLLYPMRVELEGGQGPGQKGLCSPRPNILQLDVDSRDRRRRELEQPEQQEHPEQPEPSTSWWPVSSAEKKKNITLDCVRGTANCVVFSCPLYSFDRAAVLHVWGRLWNSTFLEEYSAVKSLEVIVRANITVKSSIKNLLLRDASTVIPVMVYLDPVAVVAEGVPWWVILLAVLAGLLVLALLVLLMWKMGFFKRARYPEATVPQYHAVKIPREDRQQFKEEKTGTILRNNWGSPRREGPDAHPILAADGHPEPGSEGHPVSGTA; translated from the exons ATGGAGGAAGAACCAG GTTTCTCCATCGACTCGGGGAAGGGTCTGGTGCGTGCAGAAGAGCTGAGCTTTGTGGCAGGGGCCCCCCGTGCCAACCACAAGGGTGCTGTGGTCATTCTGCGCAAAGACAGTGCCAGTCGCCTGGTGCCCGAAGTTATGCTGTCTGGGGAGCGCCTGACCTCCGGCTTTGGCTACTCACTGGCTGTGGCCGATCTCAATAATGATGG CTGGGCAGACCTGGTAGTGGGTGCCCCCTACTTCTTTGAGCGCCAAGAAGAGCTGGGGGGTGCCGTGTATGTGTACATGAACCAGGGGGGTCACTGGGCTGGGGTCTCCCCTCTCCGGCTCTGTGGCTCTCCTGACTCCATGTTCGGGATCAGCCTGGCTGTCTTGGGGGACCTCAACCAAGATGGCTTTGCAG ATATCGCTGTGGGGGCTCCCTTTGATGGCgatgggaaagtctttatctacCATGGGAGCAGCCTGGGGGTTGTCATCAAACCTTCCCAG GTGCTGGAGGGTGAGGCCGTGGGCATAAAGAGCTTTGGCTACTCCCTGTCCGGTGGCCTGGATGTGGATGGGAATCATTACCCAGACCTACTGGTTGGCTCCTTGGCTGACACTGCTGTGCTCTTCAG GGCCAGACCCGTCCTTCATGTGTCGCATGAGGTCTTCATTGCTCCCCGAGCCATTGATCTAGAACAGCCTAACTGTGCTGCTGGCCACTCAGTCTG TGTGGACTTGCGGGTCTGTTTCAGCTACATTGCAACCCCCAGCAGCTACAGCCCTATTGTGG CCCTGGATTATGTGTTAGATGGGGACACAGACCGAAGGCTCCGGGGCCAGGTCCCCCGTGTGACCTTCCTGAGCCGTGGCCCAGATGACCCCAAGCACCAGGCCTCAGGCACCGTGTGGCTGAAGCACCAGCATGACCGAGTCTGTGGAGACACCATGTTCCAGCTACAG GAAAATGTCAAAGACAAGCTTCGGGCCATTGTGGTGACCCTGTCCTACAGTCTCCAGACCCCACGGCTCCGGCGACAGGCTCCTGGCCAGGGTCTGCCCCCAGTGGCCCccatcctcaatgcccaccaGCCCAGCACCCAGAGGGCAGAG ATCCACTTCCTGAAACAAGGTTGTGGTGAAGACAAGATCTGTCAGAGCAACCTGCAGCTGGTTCATGCTCGCTTCTGTGCCCGGGTCAGCGACACGGAGTTCCAACCTCTGCCCAT GGATACAGATGGGACAACAGCCCTGTTTGCCCTGAGTGGGCAGCCAGTCATTGGCCTGGAGCTGACGGTCACCAACCTGCCCTCGGatccagcccagccccaggctgaTGGGGATGATGCTCATGAAGCCCAGCTTCTGgtcaccctccctgcctccctgcactACTCAGGAGTCCGAGCCCTGGACCCTGCG gAGAAGCCGCTCTGCCTGTCCAACGAGAATGCCTCCCATGtcgagtgtgagctggggaaccCCATGAAGAGAGGTGCCCAG GTCACCTTCTACCTCATCCTTAGCACCTCAGGGATCACTATTGAGACCACAGAGCTGGAAGTGGAGCTGCTGTTGGCCAC GATCAGTGAGCAGGAGCTTCATCCGGTCTCTGCCCGAGCACGTGTCTTCATTGAGCTGCCGCTGTCCATCACGGG GGTGGCCATTCCCCAGCAGCTCTTCTTCTCTGGTGTGGTGCGGGGCGAGAGCGCCATGCGGTCTGAGCGGGATATAGGCAGCAAGGTCAAGTATGAGGTCACG GTCTCCAACCAAGGCCAGTCGCTTAACACCCTGGGCTCTGCCTTCCTCAACATCATGTGGCCCCATGAGATTGCCAACGGAAAGTGGCTGCTGTACCCCATGCGGGTGGAGCTGGAGGGCGGGCAAGGGCCTGGGCAGAAGGGGCTCTGTTCCCCGAGGCCCAACATCCTCCAACTG GACGTGGACAGCAGGGATAGGAGGCGGAGGGAGCTGGAGCAGCCGGAGCAGCAGGAACATCCTGAGCAGCCAGAGCCCAGCACATCCTGGTGGCCAGTGTCCTCTGCcgagaagaagaaaaacatcacCCTG GACTGTGTCCGGGGCACTGCCAACTGTGTGGTGTTCAGCTGCCCTCTATATAGCTTTGACCGAGCTGCTGTGCTGCACGTCTGGGGCCGCCTCTGGAACAGCACCTTCTTGGAG GAGTACTCAGCTGTGAAGTCCCTGGAAGTGATTGTGCGAGCGAACATCACTGTGAAGTCCTCTATCAAGAACTTGCTGCTCAGAGACGCCTCCACAGTG ATCCCAGTGATGGTTTACCTGGACCCTGTGGCTGTGGTGGCAGAAGGAGTCCCCTGGTGGGTCATCCTCCTGGCTGTACTGGCCGGGCTTCTGGTGCTGGCGCTGCTGGTGCTGCTCATGTGGAAG ATGGGATTCTTCAAGCGGGCACGGTACCCCGAGGCCACCGTGCCCCAGTACCACGCGGTGAAGATCCCGCGGGAAGACCGACAGCAGTTCAAAGAGGAGAAGACGGGCACCATCCTGAGGAACAACTGGGGCAGCCCCCGGCGGGAGGGCCCCGATGCACACCCCATCCTGGCTGCGGATGGGCACCCTGAGCCAGGCTCAGAGGGGCATCCCGTGTCAGGCACCGCCTAG